One window of Fusobacterium polymorphum genomic DNA carries:
- a CDS encoding tRNA lysidine(34) synthetase gives MENIITNNEINEIVFFNKKEKIEESLRTTYRKKIWKNFVKAVKDFDLIKDGDKIAVGVSGGKDSLLLCKLFQELKKDRSKNFEVKFISMNPGFEAIDVDKFKENLIEMGIDCELFDANVWQIAFEESPESPCFLCAKMRRGVLYKKVEELGFNKLALGHHFDDIVETTMINMFFAGTVKTMLPKVPSTSGKMDIIRPLAYVREKDIINFMKYNDIQAMSCGCPIESGKVDSKRKEIKFLLQELETKNPNIKQSIFNAMKNINLDYVLGYTSGNKTKE, from the coding sequence ATGGAAAATATAATTACAAATAACGAAATAAATGAAATAGTTTTTTTTAATAAAAAAGAAAAGATTGAAGAAAGTTTAAGAACTACATATAGAAAAAAAATATGGAAAAATTTTGTTAAAGCAGTAAAAGATTTTGATTTAATAAAAGATGGAGATAAAATAGCAGTAGGAGTATCAGGTGGAAAAGACAGTTTACTACTTTGTAAATTGTTTCAAGAATTAAAAAAAGATAGAAGCAAAAATTTTGAAGTAAAGTTTATTTCAATGAATCCTGGTTTTGAAGCTATTGATGTTGATAAATTCAAAGAAAATTTAATAGAAATGGGAATAGATTGTGAATTATTTGATGCTAATGTTTGGCAGATAGCATTTGAAGAATCACCAGAAAGTCCTTGTTTTCTATGTGCTAAAATGAGAAGAGGAGTTTTGTATAAAAAGGTTGAAGAGTTAGGTTTTAATAAATTAGCTCTAGGACATCATTTTGATGATATTGTTGAAACTACTATGATAAATATGTTTTTTGCAGGAACAGTAAAAACAATGTTACCAAAAGTTCCATCTACTTCTGGAAAGATGGATATAATAAGACCTCTTGCTTATGTTAGAGAAAAAGATATAATAAATTTTATGAAATACAATGATATTCAAGCTATGAGTTGCGGTTGTCCTATAGAATCTGGAAAAGTGGATTCAAAAAGAAAAGAAATCAAATTTTTATTACAAGAATTAGAAACTAAAAATCCTAACATAAAACAAAGTATATTTAATGCAATGAAAAATATTAATTTAGATTATGTGTTAGGATATACAAGTGGAAATAAAACAAAAGAATAG
- a CDS encoding rhodanese-like domain-containing protein produces the protein MIDVIDNISAYFDDDMVNIIYKDLKSNGLSDEEVEKLLKEKHRDLPMIEINIFQLNNYKLGSIGFTSRELENLKIDFVEEKLLSNDYNGDNPTNKIVYLKVFFDKESKKILGCQIANERNIEARLNAIKNTIEKCGDLKDLVKYKVNPTDNEWNPDILNILALTALGKNKENSDDVEANNIENLLKNKEFLLDVREEYEYQEGHVKGAVNLPLREILEKKDSLPKDKDIYVYCRSGHRSADAVNFLKSLGFEKVHNIEGGFIDISFNEYHKDKGNLENSVVTNYNFD, from the coding sequence ATGATAGATGTGATAGACAATATATCAGCATATTTTGATGATGATATGGTAAATATAATTTATAAGGATTTAAAATCAAATGGACTTTCAGATGAGGAAGTTGAAAAATTATTAAAAGAAAAACATAGAGATTTACCTATGATAGAAATTAATATATTTCAATTAAATAACTATAAATTAGGAAGTATAGGTTTTACTTCAAGAGAATTAGAAAATTTAAAAATAGATTTTGTTGAAGAAAAGTTATTATCTAATGATTATAATGGAGATAATCCTACTAATAAGATAGTTTATTTAAAAGTATTCTTTGATAAAGAAAGCAAAAAAATTTTAGGTTGTCAAATTGCAAATGAAAGAAATATTGAAGCAAGACTTAATGCAATAAAAAATACAATTGAAAAGTGTGGAGATTTAAAAGATTTAGTAAAATATAAAGTAAATCCTACTGATAATGAATGGAACCCAGATATTCTAAATATTTTAGCATTAACTGCACTAGGTAAAAATAAAGAAAATTCTGATGATGTTGAAGCTAATAATATTGAAAATTTATTAAAAAATAAAGAATTTTTATTAGATGTTAGAGAAGAATATGAGTATCAAGAAGGACATGTAAAAGGAGCAGTTAATTTACCTCTTAGAGAAATTTTAGAAAAAAAAGATAGTTTACCAAAAGATAAAGATATTTATGTATATTGTAGAAGTGGGCATAGAAGTGCTGATGCGGTTAATTTTTTAAAAAGTCTTGGTTTTGAAAAGGTTCATAATATTGAAGGGGGCTTTATAGATATTTCTTTTAATGAGTATCATAAAGATAAGGGAAATTTAGAGAATAGTGTAGTTACAAATTATAATTTTGATTAG
- a CDS encoding Cof-type HAD-IIB family hydrolase yields the protein MKLVVSDLDGTLLNDDSEVSNETIEMIKRLKENGIEFAIATGRSFNSANKIRKKIGLEIYLICNNGANIYNKNGKMIKNNIMPANLIRKVIKFLTENNIGYFAFDGSGINFYVPANMEIDAELLKEHIPHYIKNSEDIENLPALEKILIIEEDTEKIYEIKDLIHKNFNDELEIVISADDCLDLNIKGCSKRGGVEYISQELKINPKEIMAFGDSGNDYKMLKFVGHPVAMKDSFMAKRDFENKTDFTNDESGVAKYLQKYFNL from the coding sequence ATGAAGTTAGTAGTTTCTGATTTAGATGGAACTCTTTTAAATGATGACAGTGAAGTAAGCAATGAAACGATAGAAATGATAAAAAGATTAAAAGAAAATGGTATAGAATTCGCTATTGCAACAGGTAGAAGTTTTAATTCTGCCAATAAGATTAGAAAAAAAATAGGTTTAGAAATCTATTTAATATGTAACAATGGTGCAAATATATATAATAAAAATGGCAAGATGATTAAAAATAATATTATGCCAGCTAATTTAATTAGAAAGGTTATAAAATTTTTAACAGAGAATAATATAGGATATTTTGCTTTTGATGGAAGTGGAATAAATTTTTATGTTCCAGCAAATATGGAAATAGATGCTGAACTCTTAAAGGAACATATTCCACATTATATTAAAAATTCAGAAGATATTGAAAATCTTCCTGCCTTAGAAAAAATTTTAATTATTGAGGAAGATACTGAAAAAATATATGAAATAAAAGATTTAATACATAAAAATTTTAATGATGAATTAGAAATAGTTATCTCTGCTGATGATTGCTTAGACTTAAATATAAAAGGTTGTAGCAAAAGAGGTGGAGTGGAATATATTTCACAAGAATTAAAAATAAATCCAAAGGAAATTATGGCTTTTGGAGATAGTGGAAATGACTATAAAATGTTAAAATTTGTTGGTCATCCTGTTGCAATGAAAGATAGCTTTATGGCTAAAAGAGATTTTGAAAATAAAACTGATTTTACAAATGATGAGAGTGGAGTGGCTAAATATTTACAAAAATATTTTAACTTATAA